The segment TAAGCAAccttaagaaaaattaaaaaatgactgCATTATTTTCCTTAATCTGATTAGGCTACCACCATGCAGTGAAAAGGCAACTTGCTATTGCTATCAGATGTGGCAGACACCAAATAAGGCTTCTGCGGCTTCCTCAAGACAGTGAAAGACTAGTCAGTTAAAGGGATATAGCCCAGTCACTATAAATGTTTTTCAACAAAGTGAGCTGTAATATAATGTTAACTGCCCAAGAGGTTGTGGTGCAATGATAATGACAAACTTTCCACAGAATTTAAGAACAGTTTCCCCAATCAAGATATTTCATAACTCTGGCAGACAATTGAAGAGGTTCTGTTGTAATAATAATAAGGTAAAATAGGTCATCACCCATGTTTATAAATCTTGAGAGGTTGGTTGGTCAAAGGGGTTGAGCTCAAATTGTTCTATCATTGGATTCTCATCATGAAAATCTATGTTTGAATCCTCATAGTGACATCTAAGTTCAATAAGTTCAATCTAATGATTAGGTTGCTTGGGTTAATTAATACATCCAAAATCTGGGTGTGGCATACCTTGTTGCTCCAGTGAACGAGGTCAGGTACATGTTATAGATGAATTTGATTGAAGAGATACTTTTTTGTCATGACCTCTAAATCATGAGGATGGGTCCTTATTTTTTGAGGTACCCATTCTAGGAACTAGAGGACGCCTCAGAAATGTCCACCTACTATCCTTAAACCTCGTATTTGCTCAAAAAGTTATATTAAAAAAAAGGGAATGGATGGAGCAGATCATTGACATCCCCTAATATTCTCATCGCCactttaaaagaaaattttaaaaaatagaagtGCTCTTCAACAATTAACAATTGTGTGACGGGGGTTTGCCTCAACAAGTAACAATTATGTGACGAGGGTTTGTCTCTGTTTCCAGAAAATAAAGACAATTAACAATTATGATAGAGCGCAAGAAACCCTTCAACTTCTGAAACTTCTCATATTAAAAATTATCAATAAAATTCAGAGATAAAAATGCTAGATCTTATGATCTCACCTATGATAGAATCACCGTGTAAAGCGTATTAAAATACCAGAAAATTCGCTACCAATTACTGTTTTTGTCAAAACCTAAAACTCTACGAAAGCAAAAAAGCTTTCAAACACCATATATATCGTTTGAATTTTACAATCTTTAGATCAATTTTACAATCCTCTTTGTGAAGGATTTGGCATATACAAATAAATTTAGATTCTATAAATCACTAAATTATAAGAAAATTGTAAAGAAAACTGCAAAGAATTATGAAAGACATCCTACTTACCATTTTCAACATATGCCATGGTTCGCAGATTGTAATTGACAGAATTTTCTCGGAGACACAGAAATGTCAGATACACGATCAGGAAAGTCTATTTTCTATGGACGATTGCTGTTCAATGGAAAGCTCGACAACATTTcgatgaagatttttttttttttttaatggaggtCTTTTGAGTCACACATGACTTGGAAAATTACACAATTGACTTTATCGACGACTTTTCAATGTTAGCATTCTCACCGCAAGTTTCAATGTGCATTCAAGATGTGGCCTCGAAAAGTATGTTGACTATTTTTTCCTTACAGCTGTTCTCTTATATCATTATAATAATGCATCATGAGTGCAGTCAGAAATAATCTactagttgagcatgttccaatgatAGCATTTGTTGATCTAATGtcatatttgttgatttaatgtctcaTATTTTTGACAACATTGCAGCATTAGTTGCGACTTTATATTTGTTATTGTGATGATGACTAcctataattgaatgaaatgtattcctaAGCATTAAATaccaacaaatcatgtgatgccacatccgCACGCAAATATCGTTCTCACTTTTTtattgggctgttttggacaccttgacaaaaagcattCTCATGTGACATCATGTTtaatgatgtggccttgaaaccttagttatatgTAGGGGACTTGcaaagtaagctgctgtaaaaaattgggagtgatttgaaatttccatgtaagattttgagaagtgcgaagttaggGTGTTCAACTTTGAGTAATATATATttagtgttgaaaatatttaatttttatttatttaaaaaattatcttaTTTTATTATATCACTTAAAAGAATTAATTTTAGTAGATTtattaatgaattatttaattctatatttatttgaaaattttaattttttttgaatgtgtttgtgtgtgtgtgtggaattgggAAATAAATGTATATGTGtccaaaaaaaatagaaagagtGGATACAAGATCTCAACATGTATAAGATTTGAAGGAGAAatatattatgtgtgtgtgtgcgtgagAAGAATTAGGAAATAAATGTTTATGTATCCAAACAAAAAATAGTAGATGGAAGATCACAACCTGTATAAGATTTGAAGTAAAAGAAATATTAAGCATATCCTTAATACAACGATCATGTGGAGATGAAATTAATAGTGATAACAATAAATGAAGTAGAATGGTGTGATGATGTTCACCAAAATTATTTAAAACTAATTTATATAATGTTCCTTGATATACTATGATGTTGATTGGCTATTGGATATGAATTAATGTTGAAATAATTGTCTCTAAATGCAAAGACATAATGAATCACCACATAAGATTGTACCAAGTTAGCTCCCAACATCTATGACAAAAAGAATGAAAGTCGAtccttttattttttaaaaattgagtTTTAAGGTAGATCTACCCATGCCATTACAAAACTATTCATGATAGGGAAAAATAGATTTCAACCTATTGATTAGGTGCATAGGGATTAAGGTTAATAATGTTGTGAATGTAGAAGAGTTGGTACAAATAAAATCtaatatatagaaatatatgaaaatatgaataaatgataatgaacaataataacaatatctcTCTCACATACACCAAATAAACTTaataatttttaaaagaaaaaaatgtatatacaaaactattaatgattttttaatagaaaaaaatgtatataaaaaaaaaaaaacataatattttAGATTAACATAAGAAAACAATCAATAGAAAAAAATGTACATAAAGAAAAAACATAATATTTTAGAATGACATAAgaaaacaatcacaaatttacaATTTTATGTTAAAAATATGTATAACATTAAAAAAAACGTTAAATTGCTTAAATAAACAATGAATTTAACAATTGCCATCGATAATTCCCTTTTAAAATGGTCTACACAAAATATGCACGTCGCATCATACAAAGCATTAGTCTTTCACGTGACAACAATTTGCAGCATATCCGGATTTGTAACTTTGCAAGGCGGTATAAATCAGAAAAAGTTATGAGCAAAACATTTCATGATAGGAATCATATATATTTTCAAACTAAAATTGATAaaaacaatcaatttttttttttttcgtggGGTGAATCGCTCTGAAATAAGCGAGATCTCCGGTGATAAAATTTCGTGGGAGAATCCGTTATACGTATTCAGACATTTCGAATTTTAGCGTGGCCGCTGGCGGTGAACCCACGGACAAGACATCCAAAACAAAGCCGGCCCTCACGATTCTCCACAACTTAATTTTTGTCTGTCCTACAAATACACGCTTTCCCACAACTTCCTCTCGCACCCAAACATTCAGATTCCCCCCTTTCTGCAGTATTAATATTTAGAAAGAGATGAAATTCAATGGAGCTTGTTTGGTGGCAATTTTAGTAGCATTCAGTAGTGTGGTCGTAATCTACGCCTCCGATCCTGATATTCTCACTGATTTCGTTGTTCCACCTGGGCAGAACGCACTTAATTTGACTGGCGATTTCTTCACTTTCACGGGATTTCGAGGATTGCCCAACAACAATCTAACGGGGCAGACGACATTTAAAGTGACGAAGGCGGTGGCGGCAGAGTTTCCGGCGCTGAACGGGCTGGGCGTGTCAATGGCGGTGCTGCAATTCCCGGTGGGCAGTGTGAACCCTCCTCACACTCACCCCCGCGCCTCTGAACTTCTCTTTCTTGTGGACGGATCTCTCCTCGTTGGAGTCGTGGACACCACGGGAAAGCTGTTCACGCAGACTCTTACTAAAGGAGATTTATTTGTGTTTCCCAAGGGACTCCTCCATTACCAACTGAATATGTATGCTGGGCACGCGGCCACGGCTGTTTCTGCCTTTGGAAGCGCGAATGCAGGCACCGTCTCGCTCCCTTCTACTCTCTTCACAAGCGG is part of the Cryptomeria japonica chromosome 10, Sugi_1.0, whole genome shotgun sequence genome and harbors:
- the LOC131040870 gene encoding germin-like protein 9-3, with product MKFNGACLVAILVAFSSVVVIYASDPDILTDFVVPPGQNALNLTGDFFTFTGFRGLPNNNLTGQTTFKVTKAVAAEFPALNGLGVSMAVLQFPVGSVNPPHTHPRASELLFLVDGSLLVGVVDTTGKLFTQTLTKGDLFVFPKGLLHYQLNMYAGHAATAVSAFGSANAGTVSLPSTLFTSGIPVDVLAKSFKTDTHTIDLLKIALKSP